One genomic segment of Gemmatimonas aurantiaca includes these proteins:
- a CDS encoding sigma-54 dependent transcriptional regulator, with protein MSQPIVPSARDADTTTPIRVLIAEDEAHLGAILEQFMSARGFAVRIVRDGRSALDLLRSETFDVALLDVVMPQIDGLEVLRLVREEPLPPEIIVITGNGTIETAIAALKLGAYDFLSKPYRMAEIEVLVRRAWEKRMLARDNHLMQSRLRRSTPTPTLVTQYAPLRAVLAMVEKVAPSASPVLVTGESGTGKDLVARLLHAHGRNPDGPFVDLNCAALAESLLETELFGVEKGAFPGAEQRKVGLFELAAGGTLYLDNIGELDLRLQAKLLRALETGSFFRVGGTQKVEVNVRVIASTTRDLTRMVQSEAFRDDLLHRINTIRIALPPLRDRVVDIPLLARHFLEQFASPASPSAPRLSGDAVAVLERYRWPGNVRELRNVMERAALLATDGVVNAVDLPLGADVGGGARPTPAMTPALPSTSSPGLPSAPPASAATLSLAELERRHIGEVLERCAWHQGHAAELLGISPKTLYRKIREYGFRRPPGRGEKA; from the coding sequence ATGAGTCAGCCCATCGTCCCGTCGGCGCGTGATGCCGACACGACCACACCCATCCGGGTGCTGATCGCCGAGGATGAAGCGCACCTGGGTGCCATCCTCGAGCAGTTCATGTCGGCCCGCGGGTTTGCCGTGCGCATCGTGCGGGACGGACGTTCCGCGCTCGATCTGTTGCGGAGCGAAACGTTCGATGTCGCGCTGCTCGATGTGGTGATGCCGCAGATCGACGGTCTGGAAGTGCTGCGCCTCGTGCGTGAGGAACCGTTGCCACCGGAGATCATCGTCATCACGGGCAACGGCACCATCGAAACGGCCATCGCCGCGCTCAAGCTGGGCGCGTACGACTTCCTGTCCAAGCCTTATCGGATGGCGGAGATCGAGGTGCTCGTGCGTCGCGCGTGGGAAAAGCGCATGCTGGCCCGCGACAATCATCTCATGCAGTCGCGGCTCAGGCGTTCGACGCCGACCCCGACACTCGTCACGCAGTACGCGCCGCTCCGGGCGGTGCTGGCGATGGTCGAGAAAGTCGCGCCCAGTGCCTCGCCCGTGCTGGTGACAGGCGAGTCGGGGACCGGCAAGGATCTCGTCGCGCGATTGCTACACGCACATGGCCGCAATCCCGATGGCCCCTTCGTCGATCTCAATTGTGCGGCGCTGGCCGAGTCGCTGCTGGAGACGGAGCTGTTCGGTGTGGAGAAGGGCGCTTTTCCGGGCGCGGAGCAACGCAAGGTGGGCCTGTTCGAACTGGCGGCCGGTGGGACGCTCTACCTCGACAACATCGGTGAGCTCGATCTGCGACTGCAGGCCAAACTGCTGCGCGCGCTCGAAACGGGGAGTTTCTTCCGCGTGGGTGGCACGCAGAAAGTGGAGGTCAATGTGCGCGTCATCGCGTCCACGACGCGCGATCTCACCCGCATGGTGCAGAGCGAAGCGTTTCGCGACGATCTGCTGCATCGCATCAACACCATCCGCATCGCGTTGCCGCCGCTCAGGGATCGGGTGGTGGACATCCCGCTGCTGGCGCGGCATTTCCTCGAACAGTTCGCATCGCCTGCCTCGCCCTCGGCGCCGCGGCTGAGTGGCGACGCCGTTGCGGTGCTCGAACGGTACCGCTGGCCGGGCAATGTCCGCGAACTGCGCAACGTCATGGAGCGCGCGGCGCTGCTGGCCACCGACGGCGTGGTGAATGCCGTCGATCTGCCGCTGGGTGCCGACGTGGGCGGAGGGGCGCGTCCCACTCCCGCCATGACTCCCGCGCTGCCGTCGACATCGTCTCCGGGCTTGCCATCGGCGCCCCCCGCATCGGCAGCGACGTTGTCCCTGGCCGAGCTCGAGCGCCGGCACATCGGTGAGGTGCTCGAACGCTGCGCCTGGCATCAGGGGCATGCCGCCGAACTGCTGGGGATTTCGCCGAAGACGCTCTATCGCAAGATCCGCGAATACGGATTCAGGCGCCCCCCGGGGCGTGGAGAGAAGGCATGA
- a CDS encoding ATP-binding protein — protein MTTQSATTIFGLLNRLAAAPQGMEGVRALLAETGETLGADRVAFEPLASGSPPMVWWAPGVTDVPYPARQFPVRSADNVLGTLVVHGERPLLVDEEALLTGVADLLAIAVSRDVHRRELERQISERIRELADQRAFIECIVDSLPNGLYVVDRDYRIHTWNHKRETGLQGVSRTDAVGRSIFDVLHRQPASMLKREFDEVFASGRLQQFQMESNAYGDTRTFRISKIPMRMGGGAVTHVITIGEDITDWKAAIDRTAQAEKLAALGQLAAGVMHEINNPLATIAACAESMALQHELEPGAGDAPNAELLRIIDLEVQRCKKIVNGLLDFSRPKTAGRECVDLNAVVQQGLFLLQHHPRFKRVKLVTELEETTPMIVEADADQLVQVLIALAMNALDATPDGARVTIRTHVLTGGTEGHPEPCATFEVADEGPGIPRALQAKVFEPFFTTKPPGQGTGLGLAICYGIVRDHGGALELVSPEGNGATFRVALPLAMTVTPTVIP, from the coding sequence ATGACCACACAATCCGCGACGACGATCTTCGGTTTGCTGAACCGCCTCGCGGCCGCGCCGCAGGGCATGGAGGGCGTGCGCGCGCTCCTCGCGGAAACGGGAGAAACGCTGGGAGCGGATCGGGTGGCGTTCGAGCCGCTGGCGAGTGGTTCTCCTCCAATGGTCTGGTGGGCTCCGGGCGTCACCGACGTTCCCTATCCCGCTCGGCAGTTCCCGGTGCGTTCGGCCGACAACGTCCTGGGCACCCTGGTGGTGCATGGTGAGCGGCCGTTGCTGGTCGATGAAGAAGCTCTGCTGACGGGGGTCGCCGATCTCCTGGCCATTGCGGTCTCGCGCGATGTGCATCGCCGCGAACTCGAGCGGCAGATCTCCGAACGCATCCGGGAGCTGGCCGATCAGCGCGCATTCATCGAATGCATCGTCGACTCGCTGCCCAACGGCCTCTATGTGGTGGATCGCGACTATCGCATCCACACCTGGAATCACAAACGCGAGACCGGGCTGCAGGGCGTCTCACGAACCGACGCCGTAGGTCGCTCCATCTTCGACGTGCTGCATCGTCAGCCGGCCTCGATGCTCAAACGGGAGTTCGACGAGGTCTTTGCGTCGGGACGCCTGCAGCAGTTCCAGATGGAAAGCAATGCGTACGGTGACACCCGCACCTTCCGCATCTCCAAGATCCCCATGCGCATGGGCGGCGGGGCGGTCACGCACGTGATCACCATCGGTGAGGACATCACCGACTGGAAGGCGGCCATCGATCGCACCGCGCAGGCGGAGAAGCTCGCCGCGCTGGGGCAGCTGGCGGCCGGTGTCATGCACGAGATCAACAACCCGCTGGCCACCATTGCCGCCTGCGCCGAATCGATGGCGCTGCAGCACGAACTCGAGCCCGGTGCCGGGGACGCGCCCAACGCCGAACTGCTCCGCATCATCGATCTCGAAGTGCAGCGCTGCAAGAAGATCGTGAACGGTCTGCTCGATTTTTCGCGCCCCAAGACTGCGGGGCGGGAATGTGTCGATCTCAATGCGGTGGTGCAGCAGGGACTCTTTCTCCTGCAGCATCATCCGCGGTTCAAGCGCGTGAAACTCGTGACGGAGTTGGAAGAGACCACGCCGATGATCGTCGAGGCGGACGCCGACCAGCTCGTGCAGGTGCTCATTGCCCTGGCCATGAATGCGCTCGATGCGACGCCGGACGGGGCGCGGGTGACGATCCGGACCCATGTGCTCACCGGGGGCACCGAGGGCCACCCCGAGCCCTGCGCCACGTTCGAAGTGGCCGATGAAGGCCCGGGCATTCCACGGGCGCTGCAGGCCAAGGTGTTCGAGCCGTTTTTCACCACCAAACCACCGGGGCAGGGGACGGGCCTGGGGCTCGCCATCTGTTACGGCATCGTGCGCGACCATGGGGGCGCGCTCGAACTCGTATCGCCCGAGGGGAACGGTGCGACCTTCCGGGTGGCGCTGCCGCTCGCCATGACGGTGACGCCGACGGTGATCCCGTGA
- a CDS encoding HSP20 family small heat-shock protein — MTRFPFPPAGPFAGTTFRGTTFRRDLHRLFDEALGPIAAALDPNAPATDDANGPTNGHANGHPEPQWSPAVTARESASGYVFELDLPGVSPDTVEVLAADGMLTVRGNRPATELADGEKTFFSERRQGPFTRRFRLPKNADLQKVSASYALGVLTVSVARTEPAQPVRVPVTVARTSADQAAS; from the coding sequence ATGACCCGTTTCCCGTTCCCGCCTGCCGGACCGTTCGCCGGCACCACGTTCCGCGGCACGACGTTCCGTCGCGATCTGCACCGCCTGTTCGACGAGGCGCTTGGCCCCATTGCGGCGGCCCTCGATCCGAATGCCCCCGCCACGGACGACGCCAATGGTCCCACCAACGGCCATGCCAATGGCCATCCGGAACCGCAGTGGTCTCCCGCCGTCACGGCGCGGGAGTCCGCGTCGGGCTACGTCTTCGAGCTCGATCTGCCGGGCGTCTCCCCCGACACGGTGGAAGTCCTCGCCGCCGACGGGATGCTGACGGTCCGGGGCAACCGGCCGGCCACGGAGCTCGCGGACGGCGAAAAGACGTTCTTCAGCGAACGCCGGCAGGGCCCCTTCACGCGCCGGTTCCGGCTGCCCAAGAACGCCGACCTTCAGAAGGTCTCGGCCTCCTATGCCCTGGGCGTGCTCACGGTCTCGGTGGCCAGAACGGAACCCGCGCAGCCGGTCCGTGTGCCAGTCACCGTGGCGAGGACTTCGGCCGATCAGGCAGCGAGCTGA
- a CDS encoding redoxin domain-containing protein, with protein MTNVSATPLTVGTIAPDFTLASTSGQNVTLSDFRGRKHVLLAFFPLAFTSVCTAELCGFSDDFDAFTGGDVEVLPLSVDAVPSLKEFRNKYQMKVELLSDFRREVSTAFGVLREDTGFSNRAYFLIDKDGVIRWAHVEETPGQKRENAEILVAIKNVTG; from the coding sequence ATGACCAACGTTTCCGCCACGCCGCTCACTGTGGGCACCATCGCCCCCGACTTCACGCTCGCCTCGACCTCCGGACAGAACGTCACGCTGTCCGACTTCCGCGGCCGGAAGCATGTGTTGCTGGCCTTCTTCCCGCTGGCGTTCACGAGCGTGTGCACGGCCGAATTGTGCGGCTTCAGCGACGACTTCGATGCATTCACCGGTGGCGATGTGGAAGTGCTTCCACTTTCGGTGGATGCGGTGCCTTCCCTCAAGGAGTTTCGCAACAAGTATCAGATGAAAGTCGAGCTGCTTTCCGACTTCCGTCGTGAGGTGTCCACGGCGTTCGGCGTACTGCGCGAGGATACGGGTTTTTCCAACCGGGCCTACTTCCTGATCGACAAGGATGGTGTGATCCGCTGGGCGCACGTGGAGGAGACCCCGGGGCAGAAGCGTGAAAATGCGGAAATCCTCGTTGCCATAAAAAATGTGACAGGCTGA
- a CDS encoding EAL domain-containing protein: protein MPDRVTSAGPAPSRLRLLIADHDAAQAAETESGLRRRLGTGVEFLRSSTMAQTIRALVDAPPDAVLLDLALPDAGGIATVVGVRSAAPLVPIVVHTTALDDVLALRALRAGAQECVDKATTSIDALVRLLGFAIERQRRLAVLEAARVEAAHRATHDPLTGLANRELFMDQLERALAFGSRYNRKTGLLFVDLDGFKAINDTRGHALGDLLLKAVAARLLECVRRSDAVARLGGDEFVVLLPDVTSRRDVAFVKESIIDALRTPIPVGDDESLTVDASIGGAMSPLDGAQAQDLIDAADADMYREKYQRRRGRMHTPVAGVLAFGHALGHALSPEPIAMDSVSHRREARLRAAVGRGEFEVHYQPILDVVADRVIAAEALLRWRDPDRGLLSPPGFLGLAEDTGLIVPIGEQVLQQACRALVQWRASHPALATLRVAVNLSAVQLREHGFERRVAQILADTGCPPDALTLELTENSTMIDGETIMETLRALKALGLRLVVDDFGVGHASLTFLREAPLDGLKIDRRFVAQLMLDTRDHAIVSGMVRLARGLGLEVTAEGVESAEQSQRLARLQCFAQQGQHFGSAQPFTAMSALLHERVGSPPQLPASSSHAHSSGLSQSPLAVIRPSGADRHPAAG from the coding sequence GTGCCTGACCGCGTCACCTCCGCTGGCCCTGCCCCGTCCCGCCTCCGCCTGCTGATCGCCGATCACGATGCGGCTCAGGCGGCGGAGACGGAGTCCGGACTGCGTCGCCGGCTGGGCACGGGAGTGGAATTCCTGCGCAGCAGTACGATGGCGCAGACCATCCGGGCACTGGTGGATGCCCCGCCGGATGCCGTCCTCCTGGACCTCGCGCTTCCCGACGCTGGCGGCATCGCCACGGTGGTCGGCGTACGCAGCGCCGCACCGCTCGTGCCCATCGTCGTGCACACCACCGCGCTGGACGATGTGCTCGCCTTGCGGGCCCTCCGGGCGGGCGCCCAGGAATGTGTGGACAAAGCCACCACCTCGATCGACGCGCTGGTCAGGTTGCTGGGGTTTGCCATCGAACGACAGCGGCGTCTCGCCGTCCTGGAAGCGGCACGGGTGGAGGCGGCGCATCGCGCCACACACGACCCGCTGACGGGACTGGCCAACCGTGAGCTGTTCATGGACCAGCTCGAGCGCGCGCTGGCGTTCGGCAGTCGCTACAATCGCAAAACGGGTCTGCTGTTCGTGGATCTCGATGGCTTCAAGGCCATCAACGACACCCGGGGTCACGCACTGGGCGATCTCCTGCTCAAGGCCGTGGCCGCCCGACTGCTGGAGTGTGTGCGCCGATCCGACGCGGTGGCCCGTCTGGGGGGCGACGAGTTCGTCGTGCTGCTCCCCGATGTCACCAGCCGCCGCGACGTGGCCTTCGTCAAAGAGAGCATCATCGACGCGCTTCGCACCCCCATCCCGGTCGGTGATGACGAGTCGCTGACGGTCGACGCCAGTATTGGTGGGGCCATGTCTCCGCTCGATGGCGCCCAGGCCCAGGATCTCATCGACGCCGCCGATGCGGACATGTACCGCGAGAAATACCAGCGTCGCCGAGGTCGGATGCACACGCCCGTGGCCGGTGTCCTGGCGTTTGGTCATGCACTGGGTCATGCGCTGAGCCCCGAGCCCATCGCGATGGACTCGGTGTCACATCGCCGCGAGGCGCGTCTGCGCGCAGCGGTCGGTCGTGGTGAATTCGAAGTGCATTACCAACCCATCCTCGATGTCGTCGCCGACCGGGTGATCGCCGCCGAAGCCCTGCTGCGCTGGCGCGATCCCGATCGTGGACTGCTGTCGCCGCCGGGATTTCTGGGGCTGGCGGAGGACACCGGGCTCATCGTGCCCATCGGAGAACAGGTGCTGCAGCAAGCCTGCCGGGCCCTCGTGCAGTGGCGGGCTTCGCATCCGGCGCTGGCCACGCTCCGGGTGGCGGTGAACCTCTCCGCAGTGCAACTCCGCGAACACGGTTTCGAACGTCGCGTGGCGCAAATCCTTGCCGATACGGGATGTCCGCCCGATGCCCTCACGCTGGAACTCACCGAGAACAGCACCATGATCGATGGGGAAACGATCATGGAAACGCTGCGGGCTCTCAAGGCGCTCGGTCTGCGGCTGGTGGTCGATGATTTCGGCGTGGGGCACGCCTCACTGACTTTTCTGCGGGAAGCCCCACTGGACGGACTCAAGATCGACCGGCGATTCGTCGCCCAGTTGATGCTCGACACGCGCGATCACGCCATCGTATCGGGCATGGTGCGGCTCGCGCGTGGACTCGGCCTCGAAGTGACCGCCGAAGGCGTGGAGTCGGCCGAACAGTCCCAGCGCCTGGCCCGCCTGCAGTGTTTTGCGCAGCAGGGCCAACATTTCGGCTCCGCACAGCCCTTCACCGCCATGTCGGCCCTGCTGCACGAGCGCGTGGGCAGTCCACCGCAGCTGCCGGCGTCATCGTCCCACGCGCATTCGTCAGGCCTGTCTCAGTCGCCCCTCGCCGTCATCCGTCCTTCGGGGGCTGACCGCCACCCAGCCGCTGGCTAA
- a CDS encoding SPFH domain-containing protein, with translation MNEQLSGGFGTAVFSLGGVAFVLILIALLVATIKQLLIIVPPNMVAVITGRKRQLTDGTSVGYRVVRGGRTFRIPILERAQWMTLNTIPLTISVRNAIAKGGIPIDVQAVANVKIASIPEEVFNNAVERILGSERQVADLAQETLAANLRGVLSTLTPEEANEDRVKFETELMKEVTRDLQKLGLQLDMLKIQNISDDAGYLRAYGRIRTAEVLRDAQIAEARTKAETEREQARATQEADVARAQSQVIISAAQNELRVKQAELDRQAQIAERTARAAADEAQARAEKAVEEARVEVTRVRLQVEQVEPARARAEAARAEAEAAAAPVIAQGEAQAKALQAVQQQLLSAGDRGLSLLYLQQLPDMIDRLAEAAADVKIDRLVVLDGGDGKGAAIATQQKLGVMMKLLEAASAQYGVEPDALLQGLSQRLGGGQPPKDG, from the coding sequence ATGAACGAACAGTTGAGCGGTGGGTTTGGCACGGCCGTCTTTTCGCTCGGGGGGGTGGCCTTTGTCCTCATCCTCATCGCCCTGCTGGTCGCGACGATCAAGCAGCTCCTCATCATCGTGCCACCCAACATGGTGGCGGTGATCACCGGCAGAAAACGCCAGCTCACCGATGGCACGAGCGTCGGGTATCGTGTGGTGCGCGGTGGCCGCACATTCCGCATCCCGATTCTCGAGCGCGCGCAGTGGATGACGCTCAACACCATTCCGCTTACCATCTCCGTGCGGAACGCCATCGCCAAAGGCGGCATTCCCATCGACGTACAGGCGGTGGCCAATGTGAAGATCGCGTCCATCCCCGAGGAGGTCTTCAACAACGCGGTCGAACGCATCCTGGGCAGCGAACGGCAGGTGGCCGATCTCGCCCAGGAAACGCTGGCGGCCAACCTGCGCGGTGTGCTGTCCACACTCACACCCGAAGAGGCCAACGAAGACCGTGTGAAGTTCGAGACCGAGCTGATGAAGGAAGTCACCCGCGATCTGCAGAAGCTCGGGTTGCAGCTCGACATGCTGAAGATCCAGAACATCAGCGATGACGCGGGTTATCTGCGCGCGTATGGCCGCATCCGCACCGCCGAGGTGCTTCGTGATGCGCAGATCGCCGAGGCCCGCACCAAGGCCGAGACGGAGCGTGAGCAGGCGCGGGCGACGCAGGAAGCCGATGTCGCGCGGGCGCAGTCGCAGGTGATCATCTCGGCCGCGCAGAACGAATTGCGCGTGAAGCAGGCCGAACTCGATCGGCAGGCGCAGATCGCCGAACGCACCGCCCGTGCGGCCGCCGACGAAGCGCAGGCCCGCGCCGAAAAGGCGGTGGAAGAGGCCCGCGTGGAAGTGACCCGTGTGCGTCTGCAGGTGGAGCAGGTGGAACCCGCCCGGGCCCGGGCCGAAGCGGCGCGCGCGGAGGCCGAAGCCGCGGCCGCCCCGGTCATTGCCCAGGGTGAAGCGCAGGCCAAGGCGCTGCAGGCCGTCCAGCAGCAGTTGCTCTCCGCGGGCGATCGCGGGCTCTCACTGCTCTATCTGCAGCAGTTGCCCGATATGATCGATCGCCTAGCCGAAGCCGCCGCCGATGTGAAGATCGATCGTCTGGTGGTGCTCGACGGGGGCGATGGCAAGGGGGCGGCCATCGCCACGCAGCAGAAGCTGGGGGTGATGATGAAGCTGCTGGAGGCCGCGAGCGCGCAGTATGGCGTGGAGCCGGATGCGTTGCTGCAGGGGCTTAGCCAGCGGCTGGGTGGCGGTCAGCCCCCGAAGGACGGATGA
- a CDS encoding PEP-CTERM sorting domain-containing protein, producing MLAIAPAAEAQVTYTFNGFFGNTIYSYKTVCETPEGGDPTCDWVQDQVLADHQLEMTFVVERVGPINSPGEYATKSCAISIFSGAAPQGGNPSYTCQATQQFNPNGFGTGHSFISAQYDWDWDAFDMSGGGGAFFFFAPGAFLANGTYAAIQTTLEGDPYDNGGGEIGVMAEPAPGLYGSAGEGTLVVDGIGVSTVPEPSTWFLMAAGLGMMIPLARRRRA from the coding sequence ATGCTGGCCATTGCGCCGGCGGCAGAAGCTCAAGTCACCTACACATTCAATGGATTCTTCGGGAATACCATCTATTCCTACAAGACGGTGTGCGAGACACCGGAGGGCGGGGACCCGACCTGCGACTGGGTCCAGGATCAGGTCCTCGCCGACCATCAGTTGGAGATGACCTTCGTGGTGGAGCGCGTGGGGCCGATCAATTCGCCAGGGGAGTACGCCACGAAGTCCTGCGCGATCTCCATTTTCAGTGGCGCCGCGCCCCAGGGCGGCAATCCTTCCTATACCTGCCAGGCCACCCAGCAGTTCAACCCCAACGGCTTCGGAACCGGACACAGCTTCATCAGCGCACAGTATGACTGGGACTGGGACGCGTTCGACATGAGCGGCGGCGGCGGCGCTTTCTTCTTCTTCGCCCCCGGCGCATTCCTGGCCAACGGGACCTACGCGGCCATTCAGACCACGCTCGAAGGAGATCCGTATGACAACGGTGGTGGCGAAATCGGCGTGATGGCCGAGCCGGCTCCTGGCCTGTATGGCAGCGCCGGTGAAGGCACCCTCGTCGTCGACGGCATCGGCGTCTCCACGGTTCCGGAGCCATCCACCTGGTTCCTCATGGCAGCCGGTCTCGGCATGATGATCCCGCTGGCCCGTCGCCGTCGGGCCTGA